The proteins below are encoded in one region of Corynebacterium felinum:
- a CDS encoding SDR family oxidoreductase: MPSIFITGAAKGIGKAVAEKFLHEGWTVGAYDLAEIPYSHPRLISGFLDVTDPNSWEQALAHFASQTNGSIDVVDNNAGILIPGDIHTLDPHDIARQITVNCTGISLGAHAAHKYLAPGATLVTMGSASAIYGQPGIAVYSATKFFVTGFTEALNLEWRKKKIRVISLQPLWVKTSLAEVDTASVRRLGVRISPETIADTLYRAVHPRNRWQAGKIHYGVSITDKLFFCARRIAPIRLARLVTRIVSSEW; this comes from the coding sequence ATGCCTTCTATTTTTATTACTGGTGCAGCGAAAGGTATCGGCAAAGCCGTCGCCGAAAAATTCCTCCACGAAGGATGGACCGTCGGAGCCTACGATCTCGCTGAAATACCCTATAGCCACCCACGCCTTATCAGCGGATTTCTCGACGTCACAGATCCAAACTCCTGGGAGCAGGCTCTCGCCCATTTTGCTTCTCAGACCAACGGCAGCATCGATGTGGTTGATAACAACGCGGGAATCCTCATCCCCGGCGATATCCACACACTAGACCCCCACGACATTGCACGACAGATTACGGTCAATTGCACCGGCATTAGCCTCGGCGCACATGCGGCGCATAAATACCTCGCACCCGGCGCGACGTTGGTCACTATGGGTTCAGCATCGGCGATTTATGGGCAGCCGGGAATTGCAGTGTATTCGGCGACGAAGTTTTTTGTCACAGGCTTCACTGAGGCGTTGAATCTTGAGTGGCGAAAAAAGAAAATTCGGGTGATTTCGCTTCAGCCCTTGTGGGTCAAAACCTCACTAGCCGAAGTGGATACTGCCAGTGTGAGACGGCTGGGTGTGCGCATTTCTCCAGAAACGATTGCCGATACGCTCTACCGCGCTGTGCATCCGCGTAACCGGTGGCAGGCTGGAAAGATCCACTATGGGGTTTCTATTACAGATAAACTTTTCTTTTGTGCCCGCAGGATTGCGCCGATCCGCCTTGCCCGTCTGGTTACGCGGATTGTGAGTAGTGAGTGGTAG
- a CDS encoding succinic semialdehyde dehydrogenase: MTTIDERSTDTIAVENPRTGQIIAHLPALSRQQVMDAFAHARRAQRQWARTPVEQRVKIVMRLHDLVLAKQAEIVDIIQSETGKNRASAFDEILDVVVTARHYGKKAPKLLSRSRAKGALPVLTKTRVDHAPIGVVGIIAPWNYPLTLTLSDAIPALLAGNAVIVKPDPKTPLSAIESEKIAREAGLPEGLYTILTGHADVVGQTIVHNSDYLMFTGSTKTGRILGTQAGERLIGYSAELGGKNPMIIARDADIDRAVRGTIDGCFSNSGQLCVSVERIFVHRAVAQRYTEKLVQAVEALTIGGGGWEENIGSLISAEHADRVMDFVDDAVRKGARMLTGGRRPDLGPAFVAPIVLVDVPEDAHMYREEVFGPVVYIETVDDEDQALAKANDSEYGLNASIFASPRRGWELAQQVEAGTVNINEGFAAAFGSVDAPMGGWKSSGLGRRHSDYGLLKYTQARTIAQQRLVPVSGPKGMDKHTYAQVLSTVLRWGKRVL; encoded by the coding sequence ATGACAACTATTGACGAACGTAGCACTGACACAATTGCCGTTGAAAATCCTCGCACTGGGCAGATTATTGCTCACCTGCCAGCGCTTTCGCGCCAGCAGGTGATGGATGCGTTTGCGCACGCTCGCCGTGCGCAGCGCCAGTGGGCACGCACGCCGGTAGAGCAGCGGGTGAAAATTGTTATGCGCCTGCATGATCTGGTGTTGGCAAAGCAGGCTGAGATTGTGGATATTATTCAATCGGAAACGGGAAAGAATCGGGCAAGTGCTTTTGATGAGATCCTCGATGTGGTAGTGACTGCACGTCATTATGGAAAGAAGGCACCGAAACTTTTAAGCCGAAGCAGGGCTAAAGGTGCTTTGCCCGTGCTGACCAAAACGCGTGTGGATCACGCACCGATTGGTGTGGTGGGGATTATTGCACCATGGAATTACCCGCTGACGTTGACTTTGTCGGATGCTATTCCTGCGTTGCTGGCCGGCAATGCGGTGATCGTGAAACCGGACCCCAAAACTCCATTGAGCGCAATTGAATCGGAAAAGATTGCCCGCGAAGCCGGGCTACCCGAAGGTTTGTACACGATCCTTACTGGGCATGCAGATGTCGTTGGGCAAACAATTGTGCACAATTCTGATTATCTGATGTTTACAGGTTCAACAAAAACGGGGCGTATTCTTGGAACACAAGCAGGTGAACGGCTCATTGGGTACTCGGCGGAACTGGGCGGGAAAAACCCCATGATTATTGCCCGTGATGCCGATATTGATCGGGCAGTACGGGGCACGATCGACGGATGCTTTTCCAATAGCGGGCAATTGTGCGTGAGTGTGGAGCGTATTTTTGTCCATCGCGCTGTGGCGCAGCGCTACACGGAAAAGCTAGTTCAGGCGGTCGAGGCGCTGACTATTGGCGGCGGAGGCTGGGAAGAAAATATTGGTTCGCTCATTTCTGCGGAGCATGCAGACAGGGTGATGGATTTTGTTGACGATGCTGTGCGCAAAGGGGCACGTATGCTCACAGGTGGGCGCAGGCCAGATCTAGGGCCGGCGTTTGTTGCACCCATCGTGTTAGTGGATGTTCCTGAAGATGCGCACATGTATCGGGAAGAAGTGTTTGGCCCGGTTGTCTATATCGAAACTGTGGATGATGAAGACCAGGCGCTGGCAAAGGCGAATGATTCCGAGTATGGTCTTAACGCGTCAATTTTTGCCAGCCCGCGTCGTGGGTGGGAGTTGGCGCAGCAGGTTGAGGCGGGAACGGTGAATATTAATGAAGGATTTGCGGCCGCTTTTGGTTCCGTTGATGCGCCGATGGGCGGGTGGAAATCTTCCGGTCTTGGTCGTAGGCATTCCGATTATGGGTTGTTGAAATATACGCAAGCGCGCACTATTGCGCAGCAGCGTCTTGTCCCTGTATCTGGCCCCAAGGGGATGGATAAACACACCTATGCGCAGGTGTTAAGTACCGTCCTGCGCTGGGGTAAGCGCGTGCTTTAG